From the Oryza glaberrima chromosome 5, OglaRS2, whole genome shotgun sequence genome, one window contains:
- the LOC127774754 gene encoding uncharacterized protein LOC127774754 has translation MGSGSSKAGASSASSSSSASASASASASGGDEASKGNGKGQRRGRGRGRGLLQRLPSSSSSCFRGHGTPSRDDASSASSPPPPPRPPRRPFESSKGEENGSLPSIAQMDKSEEDAPTIPKSHPGEGATLPSSHINRDQDVDVLQNATAVNNRVEVNQSPNHSDSSRPRFGVNFGLSRAVSLGSSVACSILSSDLSTSANPDGGHGNVDNSSDANISQQGGASTAGIDSTLDMLRDSVTAQARAAHQARRNLLESDNANLRYSNRRMGPQEPFEGSVRFSRTLSVGRLRDRVLRRTPFSDGLFTPSLLYDRAIWPSGNASARQNSAIMQRTNSERNSELQLDSSTDSATLREANNRDLLERRSAFLERRRIRSQVRALQRLGSRYENLSGLSGHERSCILSGQHRTGNCNCRTSSRPGNSDEETNTRASISRIVMLAEALFEVLDEIHQQSAALSSRPSFSSIGSVPAPKEVVERLPVKVYRRSLKHQTEEAAQCYICLVEYAEGDCVRILPCNHEFHLTCVDKWLKEIHRVCPLCRGDVCRSNASGIGKTT, from the exons ATGGGATCTGGAAGCAGCAAGGCCGGCGCCTCATCGGCGTCAtcttcgtcgtcggcgtcggcgtcggcgtcggcgtcggcgtccggcggcgacgaggcgagtAAGGGGAATGGGAAGGGGcagcggagggggagggggagggggagaggcctgctgcagcggctgccgagctcctcctcctcctgcttccGCGGCCACGGCACGCCGTCGCGCGACGACGCTTCCTCGGCGtcttcgccaccgccaccgccacggccgccgcggcggccgttcGAG TCTAGCAAGGGAGAGGAGAATGGAAGCCTGCCTTCAATCGCTCAAATGGACAAATCAGAAGAGGATGCTCCCACAATCCCTAAATCTCATCCAGGTGAAGGGGCAACATTGCCTTCATCACATATAAACAGGGATCAGGATGTTGATGTATTGCAGAATGCCACTGCCGTCAACAACAGGGTGGAGGTCAACCAGTCACCAAATCATTCTGACAGTTCACGGCCACGTTTTGGTGTCAACTTCGGGTTGAGTAGAGCTGTCAGCTTGGGATCATCGGTAGCCTGCTCCATTCTCTCATCGGACCTCTCCACTTCAGCTAATCCTGATGGAGGCCATGGAAATGTGGACAATTCTTCTGATGCAAACATCTCCCAGCAAGGTGGTGCATCAACTGCTGGGATTGATTCGACTCTGGATATGCTTAGAGATAGTGTAACCGCACAAGCTAGAGCAGCCCATCAGGCTAGGAGAAATTTGCTAGAATCCGACAATGCTAACTTGAGATATTCCAACAGAAGGATGGGACCTCAGGAACCTTTTGAAGGCAGTGTTAGATTCAGCCGAACGTTGAGTGTTGGACGTCTTCGTGACAGGGTTCTTAGGAGGACTCCATTCTCAGATGGGTTATTCACCCCTTCACTCCTTTACGATAGGGCAATATGGCCATCAGGAAATGCTAGTGCCAGGCAAAATTCAGCAATCATGCAAAGGACTAATTCAGAGAGAAATTCTGAACTGCAATTGGATTCTTCAACCGACTCTGCAACTCTAAGAGAGGCCAATAATCGGGATCTACTGGAGCGCAGATCAGCTTTTCttgagaggaggaggatacGATCTCAG GTCCGAGCTCTCCAAAGATTGGGCAGCAGGTATGAAAATCTATCAGGACTATCAGGACATGAGAGATCATGCATACTATCTGGTCAACATAGAACGGGAAATTGTAATTGCAGAACGAGCAGTCGACCAGGAAATTCTGATGAAGAAACAAACACAAGAGCTAGCATATCAAGAATCGTTATGTTAGCAGAAGCACTTTTTGAG GTTCTGGATGAGATCCACCAACAGTCTGCTGCCTTATCCTCAAGGCCATCGTTTTCTTCAATTGGGTCCGTTCCTGCTCCAAAGGAGGTTGTCGAGCGTCTTCCTGTAAAAGTATACAGGAGATCATTAAAACACCAAACTGAGGAGGCTGCACA ATGCTACATTTGCCTTGTTGAATATGCCGAGGGAGACTGTGTCCGTATTCTTCCATGCAATCATGAATTTCATCTAACATGCGTAGATAAATGGTTGAAAGAGATACACAG GGTTTGTCCACTTTGTCGTGGTGATGTCTGCAGATCCAATGCATCAGGCATTGGAAAAACCACATGA
- the LOC127774612 gene encoding cyclin-dependent kinase C-1 — MAVAAPGQLNLDESPSWGSRSVDCFEKLEQIGEGTYGQVYMARETETQEIVALKKIRMDNEREGFPITAIREIKILKKLHHQNVIQLKEIVTSPGPERDEQGKPIHGNKYKGSIYMVFEYMDHDLTGLADRPGMRFTVPQIKCYMKQLLTGLHYCHINQVLHRDIKGSNLLIDNEGNLKLADFGLARSFSNDHNGNLTNRVITLWYRPPELLLGSTKYGPAVDMWSVGCIFAELLNGKPILPGKNEPEQLSKIFDVCGTPDESNWPGVTKMPWYNNFKPPRQLKRRVKEYFKHFDRLALDLLEKMLTLDPAQRISAQDALDAEYFWSDPLPCDPKSLPKYESSHEFQTKKKRQQMRQADEAAKRQKTQHPQPHGRLPPIQQTGQPHPQIRPGQPMNNPHAPMAAGPGHHYAKPRGPGGSSRYPQGGNQGGGYPNRGGQGGGGSYGNAPYPQQGRGPPPPYPGSGMAGTGGPRGGVGGGYGGGSNYPQQGGPYGPSGPGRGSNYPQQGGSRNQQQYGNWQ, encoded by the exons atggcggtggcggcgccggggcAGCTGAACCTCGACGAGTCGCCGTCGTGGGGCTCCCGCAGCGTCGATTGCTTCGAGAAGCTCGAGCAGATCGGCGAGGGCACATACGG GCAAGTGTACATGGCGAGGGAGACGGAGACGCAGGAGATCGTCGCGCTCAAGAAGATCCGCATGGATAACGAGCGCGAGGGC TTCCCCATCACTGCAATCCGCGAAATCAAAATCCTCAAGAAGCTGCACCACCAGAACGTCATCCAGCTCAAGGAGATCGTCACCTCGCCAG GACCGGAGAGAGATGAACAGGGGAAACCAA TCCATGGTAACAAGTACAAGGGGAGCATTTACATGGTCTTCGAGTACATGGACCATGACTTGACTGGGTTGGCAGATAGGCCTGGGATGCGTTTCACCGTGCCGCAGATTAAG TGTTACATGAAGCAACTCCTTACAGGCCTTCATTATTGTCACATTAATCAAGTTCTGCATCGTGATATTAAAG GATCCAACCTCTTGATAGACAATGAAGGTAACTTGAAGCTGGCTGATTTTGGCCTAGCAAGATCATTTTCAAATGATCATAACGGAAATCTCACTAATCGTGTGATCACTTTGTGGTACAG ACCTCCAGAGTTGCTGCTCGGAAGCACCAAGTATGGACCAGCAGTTGACATGTGGTCTGTCGGTTGTATTTTTGCAGAGCTTCTCAATGGAAAGCCAATTCTGCCAGGAAAGAATGAG CCAGAGCAACTGAgcaaaatatttgatgtttgtgGCACACCTGATGAATCAAACTGGCCGGGTGTCACAAAAATGCCTTGGTACAACAATTTCAAGCCTCCCCGCCAACTGAAGAGACGTGTAAAGGAGTACTTTAAGCA TTTTGACAGGCTTGCTCTGGATCTGCTTGAAAAGATGTTAACACTAGATCCAGCACAG AGGATATCAGCACAAGATGCACTTGATGCAGAGTATTTCTGGTCTGATCCCCTACCATGTGATCCTAAAAG CTTGCCAAAGTATGAATCTTCACACGAGTTCCAGACCAAGAAAAAACGCCAACAAATGCGTCAAGCCGATGAAGCTGCGAAGAGGCAAAAGACACAACATCCTCAACCACATGGCCGTTTGCCTCCAATTCAACAAACAGGACAGCCCCATCCTCAAATCAGACCAGGCCAGCCGATGAACAACCCCCATGCGCCGATGGCTGCTGGGCCAGGCCATCACTATGCAAAACCCAGAGGGCCAGGAGGCTCAAGCAGGTATCCACAGGGTGGGAACCAAGGTGGAGGATATCCGAACCGCGGCGGacaaggtggtggtggcagctaTGGAAATGCCCCTTACCCTCAACAAGGTCgagggccgccgccaccgtaccCTGGCAGTGGAATGGCCGGAACAGGTGGCCCAAGGGGTGGCGTTGGTGGTGGCTATGGAGGAGGATCAAATTATCCCCAGCAAGGCGGCCCATATGGTCCTTCTGGCCCAGGCCGAGGGTCAAATTATCCCCAACAAGGTGGTTCTCGCAACCAGCAGCAGTACGGAAACTGGCAGTAG